From a single Serratia surfactantfaciens genomic region:
- the fis gene encoding DNA-binding transcriptional regulator Fis: MFEQRVNSDVLTVSTVNSQDQVTQKPLRDSVKQALKNYFAQLNGQDVNDLYELVLAEVEQPLLDMVMQYTRGNQTRAALMMGINRGTLRKKLKKYGMN, translated from the coding sequence ATGTTCGAACAACGCGTAAATTCTGACGTACTGACCGTTTCTACCGTTAACTCACAAGATCAGGTGACTCAAAAGCCTCTGCGTGACTCGGTTAAACAAGCACTGAAGAACTATTTTGCTCAACTGAACGGTCAAGACGTAAATGACCTGTATGAGCTGGTACTGGCTGAAGTTGAACAGCCACTGTTGGACATGGTGATGCAATACACCCGTGGCAACCAGACCCGCGCAGCCCTGATGATGGGCATCAACCGCGGCACGCTGCGTAAGAAGCTGAAAAAATACGGCATGAACTGA
- the dusB gene encoding tRNA dihydrouridine synthase DusB, which produces MRIGHHQLTNCLIAAPMAGITDRPFRTLCHAMGAGMAVSEMLSSNPEVWRTDKSRLRMVHSDEPGIRSVQIAGCDPDDMAAAARINVASGAQIIDINMGCPAKKVNRKLAGSALLQYPDLVKRILHAVVDAVDVPVTLKIRTGWAPEHRNCVEIAQLAEDCGIQALTIHGRTRACLFNGDAEYDSIRAVKQSVSIPIIANGDITDPHKARAVLDYTGADALMIGRAAQGRPWIFREIQHYLDTGELLPPLPLGEVKRLLIGHIRELHGFYGQGKGFRIARKHVSWYLQEHAPNDQFRRTFNAIEDASEQLEALEAYFENLSVKKELTELCSNNA; this is translated from the coding sequence ATGCGCATTGGACACCACCAGCTTACTAATTGCCTGATTGCGGCCCCGATGGCCGGTATTACAGATCGCCCGTTCAGAACCCTCTGTCATGCAATGGGTGCTGGGATGGCTGTATCCGAAATGCTCTCCTCCAACCCGGAGGTGTGGCGGACGGATAAGTCGCGTCTGCGTATGGTGCATAGCGATGAACCAGGGATCCGCTCCGTGCAGATTGCCGGATGCGATCCTGATGATATGGCCGCCGCCGCGCGTATTAACGTGGCCAGCGGCGCGCAGATCATCGACATCAATATGGGATGCCCTGCCAAAAAAGTGAACCGGAAGCTTGCCGGGTCCGCCTTGTTGCAGTACCCGGATCTGGTAAAACGGATCCTCCACGCGGTGGTTGACGCGGTGGATGTGCCGGTAACGCTGAAGATTCGCACCGGCTGGGCACCAGAGCATCGTAACTGTGTAGAGATTGCCCAACTGGCCGAAGACTGTGGTATTCAGGCCCTGACGATTCACGGCCGAACCCGCGCCTGTCTGTTTAACGGCGACGCGGAATACGACAGCATTCGGGCAGTTAAGCAGAGTGTTTCCATTCCGATTATCGCGAATGGGGATATTACTGACCCGCATAAAGCCAGAGCAGTGCTCGACTACACCGGGGCCGACGCCCTGATGATAGGCCGCGCTGCTCAGGGGAGACCCTGGATCTTCCGGGAAATCCAGCATTATCTGGACACTGGGGAGTTGCTGCCGCCGCTGCCGCTTGGCGAGGTGAAGCGCTTGTTGATTGGGCACATTCGGGAATTGCACGGCTTCTATGGCCAAGGCAAGGGATTCCGGATTGCTCGTAAGCACGTGTCCTGGTATCTCCAGGAACACGCTCCGAATGACCAGTTTCGGCGCACATTCAACGCCATAGAGGATGCCAGCGAACAGCTGGAGGCGTTGGAGGCATATTTCGAAAATCTTAGCGTAAAAAAAGAGCTGACAGAACTATGTTCGAACAACGCGTAA